A window of Pseudomonas alcaliphila JAB1 genomic DNA:
ACCTTGGTACAACTTCCATACGAAATAGAAATGACCTATAAATTACCGTCAGCAAGTTTCGGTAATGCCTGCATCATTACCGGAATAACCAGAGCTAACAATCAGCCAAAGGTGTATCCGCCATGTCGATCTACGAGCAGGGCCTCGGCCGCGCCGCCGTCAACCATGTCGCCCTCAGCCCCCTGAGCTTCATCGAGCGTACCGCGGCGGTATACCCGCACTACCCGGCCGTGGTGCATGGCTCGATCCGTCGCAACTGGGCCGAGACCTACGCGCGCTGTCGGCGCCTGGCCTCGGCGCTGGCCGGCCGCGGCATCGGCAAGGGCGACACGGTGGCGGTGATGCTGCCGAACATTCCGGCCATGCTCGAAGCGCATTTCGGCGTGCCGATGATCGGTGCGGTGCTCAACGCCCTCAACGTGCGCCTGGATGCCGAGGCCATCGCCTTCATGCTGCAGCATGGCGAAGCCAAGGTGGTGATCGCCGACCGCGAGTTCTATGACGTGATCCACGCCGCTATCGGCATGCTCGACCACCCGCCGCTGGTGATCGACGTCGACGACCCCGAATACGGCGAAGGCCAGGCGGTCAGCGACCTGGACTACGAAGCCTTCCTCGCCGAGGGCGACCCCGAGTTCTCCTGGCAGTGGCCGCAGGACGAATGGCAGGCCATCAGCCTCAACTACACCTCCGGCACCACCGGCAACCCCAAGGGCGTGGTCTATCACCACCGTGGCGCCTTCCTCAACGCCATGGGCAACCAGATGACCTGGGCCATGGGCAACCATCCGGTCTACCTGTGGACCCTGCCGATGTTCCACTGCAACGGCTGGTGCTACCCCTGGACGGTCACCGCGCTGGCCGGTGTGCACGTGTTCCTGCGCCGCGTCGACCCGGCGAAGATCCTCACCCTGATCCGCGACGAGCAGGTCACCCACCTGTGCGGCGCACCCATCGTGCTCAACGCGCTGGTGAACATGCCGGCCGAGGCCAAGGCGGCCATCGATCACCCGGTCAAG
This region includes:
- a CDS encoding acyl-CoA synthetase gives rise to the protein MSIYEQGLGRAAVNHVALSPLSFIERTAAVYPHYPAVVHGSIRRNWAETYARCRRLASALAGRGIGKGDTVAVMLPNIPAMLEAHFGVPMIGAVLNALNVRLDAEAIAFMLQHGEAKVVIADREFYDVIHAAIGMLDHPPLVIDVDDPEYGEGQAVSDLDYEAFLAEGDPEFSWQWPQDEWQAISLNYTSGTTGNPKGVVYHHRGAFLNAMGNQMTWAMGNHPVYLWTLPMFHCNGWCYPWTVTALAGVHVFLRRVDPAKILTLIRDEQVTHLCGAPIVLNALVNMPAEAKAAIDHPVKAMVAGAAPPAKVIGAVEEMGIHVTHVYGLTEVYGPVTLCAWHAEWDELPLEERATIKARQGVRYPTLEGVMVADPKTLQPVPRDGQTIGEIFMRGNTVMKGYLKNPSATAEAFEGGWFHTGDLGVCHADGYVEIRDRLKDIIISGGENISTIEVEGVLYRHPAVLEAAVVARPDEKWGETPCAFITLKTGQQASDSEIMTFCREHLAGFKVPKTVVFTQLPKTSTGKIQKFVLRDMAKAL